A window of the Helianthus annuus cultivar XRQ/B chromosome 4, HanXRQr2.0-SUNRISE, whole genome shotgun sequence genome harbors these coding sequences:
- the LOC110936997 gene encoding phosphatidylinositol 4-phosphate 5-kinase 6 — translation MSKDLAGILKSWEVKVKKSQASAKKRAVGMFTTMSVAHVDEESCETEAAAELVHVEKIFSNGDIYMGQWVAENCPHGSGKYLWADGCMYFGEWWKGRMNGRGKFSWPSGATYEGRFKNCYMDGEGTFTGSLNHTYKGCWVMNKKHGKGSMSYANGDHYEGDWRKGLYDGEGSYNWNSGNRYTGQWKKGKMSGNGIMVWANGNRFDGSWECGFPKGNGAFTFEGGSYYLGVWGKDQKEQHVKFYPSSSTVNHDDWDPNQLFSFEMSECFVYAAESVSVFPSDKVFSWSNSDGKHQKQPVRMNPKIENNGRRQSIDAFGSYELEKTQKQGVTICKGHKNYELMLNLQLGIRHSVGRPSSPKPLDLKPTVFDTKEKLWTRFPPEGSKHTPPHQSCDFKFKDYCPSVFRTLRNLFNVDPVDYMLSICGNEALRELSSPGKSGCFFYMTSDNKYMIKTMKKAEVKVLRRMLPAYFQHMKSYENTLVTKFFGLHCVKLSGSSQRKVRFVVMGNLFCTDVPINRRFDLKGSSHGRITDKPESEIDANTTLKDLDLNYIFRLQKDQFQEFYRQVNTDCKFLEQERIMDYSLLVGISVQACNQDLSADEGNIELDSSGSSPRVSSADTDASLDPTRWASIRLGVNMPARVELTVRSHENQLVGEPTQEFYNVILFFGIIDILQDYDISKKLEHAYKAFQYNPTSISAVDPIQYSKRFRDFIFSVFKEDG, via the exons ATGAGCAAAGATTTGGCTGGTATTTTGAAGTCATGGGAAGTGAAAGTTAAGAAATCACAAGCTTCTGCTAAGAAAAGAGCGGTCGGCATGTTCACAACAATGTCGGTAGCTCATGTAGATGAAGAGAGTTGTGAGACTGAAGCTGCAGCTGAACTTGTTCATGTGGAAAAGATTTTTTCCAATGGGGATATTTATATGGGTCAGTGGGTAGCGGAAAACTGCCCGCACGGGTCCGGAAAGTACTTGTGGGCGGATGGGTGTATGTATTTCGGTGAGTGGTGGAAAGGGAGGATGAACGGTAGAGGGAAGTTTAGCTGGCCCTCGGGTGCTACGTACGAGGGTCGGTTCAAGAACTGTTATATGGACGGTGAGGGGACGTTTACGGGATCTTTGAATCATACTTATAAAGGTTGTTGGGTTATGAATAAGAAGCATGGGAAAGGGAGTATGAGTTATGCAAACGGTGATCATTACGAAGGTGATTGGAGGAAGGGGTTGTATGACGGTGAAGGGTCGTATAACTGGAATAGTGGTAATCGGTATACAGGGCAGTGGAAGAAAGGAAAGATGAGTGGGAATGGAATCATGGTTTGGGCTAACGGGAATCGGTTTGATGGGAGTTGGGAATGCGGATTCCCGAAAGGGAACGGTGCGTTTACGTTTGAAGGTGGGAGTTACTATTTGGGTGTTTGGGGTAAGGATCAGAAAGAACAACACGTAAAGTTTTATCCATCGAGTTCAACGGTTAATCATGATGATTGGGATCCTAATCAGCTGTTCTCATTTGAGATGAGTGAATGCTTTGTTTATGCGGCGGAATCCGTTTCGGTATTCCCTTCAGATAAGGTGTTTAGTTGGTCTAATAGTGACGGAAAGCATCAAAAACAACCCGTGAGGATGAATCCTAAAATCGAGAACAACGGTCGGAGACAGTCTATTGATGCTTTCGGCTCATATGAGCTCGAGAAAACACAGAAGCAAGGGGTCACGATTTGCAAAGGGCATAAGAATTATGAGCTCATGCTTAATCTACAGCTTGGGATAAG GCATTCTGTAGGGAGGCCAAGTTCACCTAAACCGCTTGATTTGAAGCCTACGGTTTTTGATACCAAGGAAAAATTATGGACCAGATTTCCTCCGGAAGGATCGAAACATACTCCACCTCATCAGTCGTGTGATTTTAAATTTAAAGACTATTGTCCATCGGTTTTCAG GACACTTAGGAATTTGTTTAACGTGGATCCAGTGGATTACATGTTGTCAATTTGCGGGAATGAGGCTCTTCGGGAGCTCTCGTCTCCTGGAAAAAGCGGATGTTTCTTTTACATGACATCCGACAACAAGTATATGATAAAGACAATGAAAAAGGCAGAAGTTAAA GTACTAAGGAGGATGCTTCCAGCGTACTTTCAGCATATGAAATCCTACGAAAACACACTCGTCACCAAATTTTTTGGATTACATTGTGTGAAGTTGAGCGGATCTTCACAACGGAAG GTGCGGTTTGTCGTTATGGGAAATTTGTTTTGTACCGATGTACCGATTAACAGACGGTTCGACTTAAAAGGATCTTCCCATGGTCGAATAACGGATAAACCCGAGTCTGAAATTGATGCAAATACCACCCTCAAAGATCTTGACCTCAATTATATTTTCCGATTGCAGAAAGATCAGTTTCAAGAGTTCTATAG GCAGGTCAATACGGACTGTAAATTTCTTGAACAGGAAAGAATTATGGATTACAGTCTTTTAGTTGGTATTAGTGTTCAAGCATGCAATCAGGACTTATCGGCAGATGAAG GGAACATTGAACTGGATAGCAGTGGGTCAAGCCCTAGGGTTTCTTCGGCAGATACAGATGCCTCTCTTGACCCTACACG GTGGGCTTCCATTAGGCTTGGCGTTAACATGCCAGCTCGGGTCGAACTCACGGTTAGAAGTCACGAGAATCAGTTAGTTGGTGAACCAACACAAGAGTTCTACAATGTCATCCTCTTCTTTGGTATAATCGACATATTGCAAGATTATGACATCAGCAAAAAGCTTGAACATGCCTATAAGGCATTCCAATACAACCCGACTTCCATTTCGGCTGTGGACCCCATACAGTACTCGAAACGCTTCCGAGATTTCATATTTAGTGTTTTTAAAGAAGACGGTTAA